A region of Solanum dulcamara chromosome 7, daSolDulc1.2, whole genome shotgun sequence DNA encodes the following proteins:
- the LOC129894243 gene encoding dual specificity protein phosphatase PHS1 isoform X2 — translation MLSSLHHTEHNSSTEQSEDEINKALEVTVNSGGVVFFALFNELENDDASPKESAAVIKISSSRMATQSERLGYEFAKWLGVQTPQARVIHNCSPEWSQIKEAAEKAKDAAISEGDEIVEMTCSELLEALELSRCLLLMNYIHGSPLLESSNAYDSREARERTAAALGRVLMLDLVIRNEDRLPCRHLRWRGNPANLLLAEKVNSVNLDALAAAFDSAIDRYRPRVIRALQKERRANSVDSRISTPNPGLISQSSDLSDITESPKSCNLSVSQTSNETTCPYFHIVAIDSGVPRRPPAGKRASDQENYPKLVELLINSPEYASKLLYEITGGKLGSSPEASEAMNNNQAADLASIGHEFRIGFRAALRDLQGFHIFLLTLHQKLDSVFRVFLGVINRASAGDLEKEDVVIPESPSQSAGFVGHCPSTPNKERAPSDTYLDSNESECQRTAPRPSSSGCRDSLDSMVSSNSRDSQGKCYKSSGEPLRSLRLTSKLRDFHKFAKVDAELNKELEQWTEMLKSDAVKMCQENNFNTGFFEGSDSNYVVDAYELKVRLEHILERISLIFDAANTEKPSAISGSLFIGGALAARSVYTLQHLGITHILCLCANETGQSDSQFPDLFEYKNFSIYDDEDSNISGLFEEAHDFIDHVEEKGGKVLVHCFEGRSRSATVVLAYLMLRKKFTLLKAWNTLRRIHRRAQPNDGFAKILLDLDRKLHGNVSMEWQQRKPIMKVCPICGKNAGLSSSSLKLHLQKAHKKLSSGSVDSAMTMEIQKALDALKISRGGSVSPTQRQTSMIEELES, via the exons ATGCTGTCTTCTCTTCACCACACGGAGCACAATAGTAGTACTGAACAGTCCGAGGATGAAATTAATAAAGCATTAGAG GTAACTGTAAATTCTGGGGGAGTTGTGTTTTTTGCGCTATTTAACGAACTTGAAAATGATGATGCTTCTCCAAAAGAATCTGCAGCTGTTATAAAGATATCCTCTTCAAGGATGGCAACACAATCAGAACGTCTTGGCTATGAATTTGCAAAGTGGCTAGGTGTCCAAACTCCACAA GCCAGGGTTATTCATAACTGTAGTCCAGAGTGGTCACAGATCAAGGAAGCTGCAGAAAAAGCAAAAGATGCAGCTATTTCAGAAGGTGACGAGATTGTGGAAATGACGTGTTCAGAACTTCTGGAAGCTCTTGAGCTAAGCCGATGCCTTTTGTTAATGAA TTACATCCATGGGTCCCCTCTATTGGAGAGCTCAAATGCATATGATTCACGAGAAGCAAGAGAAAGGACTGCAGCTGCCCTAGGTAGGGTTTTGATGTTGGATCTTGTCATAAGAAATGAAGACCGACTTCCATGTCGCCATCTGAGATGGCGCGGAAACCCTGCAAACTTATTGTTGGCTGAGAAAGTGAATTCTGTGAACTTGGATGCATTAGCGGCAGCGTTTGATTCTGCAATTGATAGATATAGGCCGAGAGTGATTCGGGCActtcaaaaagaaagaagagctAATTCTGTAGATAGCAGAATAAGTACTCCTAACCCAGGATTAATATCACAGAGTTCTGACCTATCAGACATCACAGAATCTCCAAAATCCTGCAATCTGAGTGTAAgtcaaacttcaaatgagacaaCATGTCCGTATTTTCATATTGTAGCAATAGACTCTGGGGTTCCTCGAAGACCACCTGCAGGAAAGCGTGCAAGTGATCAAGAAAATTATCCTAAGCTGGTTGAGCTCCTTATTAACAGTCCTGAGTATGCTTCAAAATTATTATACGAGATTACAGGAGGAAAATTAGGATCTTCTCCAGAGGCTTCTGAAGCAATGAACAACAATCAGGCAGCTGATTTGGCTTCAATAGGGCATGAATTTCGGATTGGATTTCGAGCAGCTCTGCGAGACTTGCAGGGATTTCATATATTCCTTCTCACCCTTCATCAGAAACTAGATAGCGTCTTTCGAGTATTTCTTGGTGTTATCAACAGAGCTTCTGCTGGCGATCTTGAGAAAGAAGACGTGGTAATTCCTGAGTCGCCATCACAATCTGCTGGTTTTGTAGGACATTGTCCTTCAACACCAAACAAAGAACGGGCGCCAAGTGATACCTATTTGGATTCGAATGAATCAGAGTGTCAGAGAACAGCTCCTAGACCTTCATCTTCTGGATGCAGAGACAGTTTGGATTCTATGGTTTCTTCAAATTCACGTGATAGCCAAGGGAAGTGCTATAAGAGCAGTGGTGAACCACTTCGTAGTCTCCGCTTGACATCAAAACTCCGTGACTTTCACAAATTTGCTAAG GTAGATGCAGAATTAAATAAAGAATTGGAGCAATGGACTGAAATGCTTAAAAGTGATGCAGTTAAAATGTGCCAGGAAAACAATTTTAATACAGGTTTCTTTGAAGGAAGTGATAGTAATTATGTGGTAGATGCTTATGAGCTGAAG GTCAGGCTTGAGCACATTCTGGAAAGGATATCATTGATTTTTGATGCAGCAAATACAGAAAAACCATCTGCAATCTCAGGCAGTCTGTTTATTGGTGGGGCACTTGCTGCTAGATCTGTATACACACTGCAACATTTAGGAATCACACATATCTTATGTCTGTGTGCAAATGAAACTGGGCAGTCAGATTCCCAGTTTCCTGATCTGTTTGAATATAAAAACTTTTCT ATATATGACGATGAAGATTCTAATATCAGTGGTCTCTTTGAAGAAGCACATGATTTTATCGACCATGTTGAAGAAAAGGGTGGGAAGGTTCTGGTTCATTGCTTTGAAGGGAGAAGCAGGAGTGCTACAGTAGTTCTCGCTTATTTAATGCTCAGGAA GAAGTTTACTTTGTTGAAGGCATGGAATACATTGAGACGAATTCATCGCCGAGCCCAACCTAATGATGGCTTTGCAAAGATTCTTTTGGACCTAGATCGCAAGTTGCATGGTAATGTTTCTATGGAATGGCAACAGCGGAAACCAATCATGAAGGTTTGCCCCATCTGTGGAAAGAACGCTGGCTTAAGCAGCAGTTCACTGAAGCTTCATTTGCAGAAAGCACACAAGAAACTATCATCTGGGAGTGTAGACAGTGCTATGACCATGGAAATACAAAAGGCCTTAGATGCACTCAAAATTAGTCGAGGTGGAAGTGTCAGCCCTACTCAGAGACAAACTTCCATGATTGAAGAATTAGAATCCTGA
- the LOC129894995 gene encoding acyl carrier protein 1, chloroplastic-like: protein MASVSATCLRFGCSVNQVFNTFQKNRGVKLVSVGWGRSTAGFPSLRTSRFHVAAAKAETVDKVISIVRKQLALPADTKVSPESTFTKDLGADSLDTVEIVMALEEEFGIAVEEENSENIVTVQDAADLIEKLVEKK, encoded by the exons ATGGCTAGTGTTTCAGCTACTTGTCTCAGATTTGGGTGTTCAGTCAATCAGGTGTTCAACACATTTCAG AAAAACAGAGGTGTGAAGTTGGTTTCAGTGGGTTGGGGAAGGAGTACTGCTGGTTTCCCTTCTCTCAGAACATCCCGCTTCCATGTTGCAGCT GCAAAGGCAGAGACAGTTGATAAGGTAATAAGCATAGTAAGGAAGCAATTGGCTTTACCAGCAGACACTAAGGTCAGCCCTGAAAGTACTTTCACTAAGGACCTCGGAGCCGACTCTCTTGACACT GTGGAGATTGTGATGGCCCTAGAAGAAGAGTTTGGGATTGCAGTAGAAGAAGAGAACTCTGAGAATATTGTAACAGTCCAAGATGCTGCTGACTTGATTGAAAAACTTGTTGAAAAGAAGTAG
- the LOC129894077 gene encoding coiled-coil domain-containing protein SCD2-like isoform X2, whose translation MDHSPSVRSSSTGRPASVSVRTSAAATTTGAILQPSRSSVRTQVTIPPIEPPSNRLREKRFTPELGRIDLKDSGNDRETSVLRDELDMLQEENDIILDKLRRTEEQREESEARVRLLEKQVASLGEGLSLEAKLLSRKQEALRQREAALKAAQQTKDGREDEITILRTEIENLKDDAANAMEQFQEAEAEAKALRTMTQRMILTHEEMEEVVLKRCWLSRYWGLAVQYGICADIAGTKHEHWSSFAPLPFEVVISAGQKAREESWNGGDDSDRSKRARDISDLSGEGNIESMLSVEMALRELASLKVEDAVILALAQHRRSNVVRQSSDPKSSADPKLMDAYELGQEESEDVLFKEAWLTYFWRRAKVHCVEEDIAEERLQVWIGRSGQSPTTHDAVDVERGLIELRKLGIEQQLWEASRKEIDQPNNGKITADSDASP comes from the exons ATGGATCACTCTCCTTCTGTTCGTTCATCGTCTACTGGTAGACCCGCCTCGGTGTCTGTTCGTACATCAGCAGCGGCAACAACAACTGGAGCAATACTGCAACCGAGTAGGTCATCAGTGAGAACTCAAGTTACCATACCACCAATAGAACCTCCTAGTAATCGCTTGAGAGAGAAAAG gTTCACACCAGAATTAGGACGAATTGATTTGAAGGATTCTGGAAATGATCGTGAGACTTCTGTGCTTCGTGATGAG CTTGATATGCTTCAAGAAGAAAACGATATTATTTTAGATAAG CTACGTCGTACAGAAGAACAACGTGAAGAATCTGAAGCTAGGGTTCGTTTGTTGGAGAAACAG GTTGCTTCTCTTGGAGAAGGACTATCACTTGAAGCCAAATTATTAAGCAG GAAGCAAGAAGCACTTCGCCAGAGAGAG GCTGCTCTTAAAGCTGCCCAGCAAACTAAGGATGGAAGAGAAGACGAAATTACGATACTTCGTACTGAAATTGAA AACTTGAAGGACGACGCTGCGAATGCAATGGAACAGTTTCAGGAAGCTGAAGCTGAAGCAAAAGCTCTTCGAACAATGACACAGAGAATGATTTTGACCCATGAAGAGATG GAGGAGGTGGTTCTAAAGAGATGTTGGCTTTCTCGATACTGGGGCCTAGCTGTACAATATG GTATCTGTGCAGATATAGCAGGGACGAAGCATGAACATTGGTCATCTTTTGCGCCTCTTCCATTTGAAGTTGTGATTTCTGCTGGCCAGAAGGCCAGGGAGGAATCCTGGAATG GTGGCGATGATTCTGATCGGAGCAAACGTGCTCGTGACATTAGTGACTTGTCTGGAGAGGGAAATATTGAGAGTATGCTGTCAGTTGAAATGGCTCTAAGAGAATTAGCTTCCCTCAAG GTAGAAGATGCTGTTATTCTTGCATTGGCACAGCATCGGCGCTCAAATGTAGTCCGGCAGTCCTCTG ATCCTAAATCGTCTGCTGACCCCAAGTTGATGGATGCATATG AGTTGGGGCAAGAGGAGTCAGAAGATGTTCTTTTCAAGGAG GCTTGGCTTACATACTTTTGGAGGAGAGCCAAAGTGCATTGTGTAGAAGAAGATATTGCAGAAGAGAGGCTTCAGGTCTGGATTGGCCGTAGTGGACAGTCACCAACCACTCATGATGCAGTTGATG TCGAAAGAGGTTTAATAGAATTGAGGAAGCTGGGGATAGAACAGCAGCTGTGGGAAGCTTCTCGTAAAGAAATCGACCAACCTAATAATGGCAAAATCACTGCGGATTCAGATGCATCTCCATGA
- the LOC129896474 gene encoding serine carboxypeptidase-like 45: MNLQISKPMAMAIFLSLLYACVGIVSALSHPDKIIKLPGQPQVGFQQFSGYVTVDDKKQRSLFYYFVEAETDPASKPLVLWLNGGPGCSSLGVGAFSENGPFRPRGQVLVKNEHSWNKEANMLYLESPIGVGFSYSTDTSSYETVNDEVTARDNVVFLLRWFHKFPQYRKSNLFLTGESYAGHYVPQLAKLMMAFNKKQQLFNLKGVALGNPVLEFATDFNSRAEYFWSHGLISDPTYRMFSSACNYSRYVSEYYRDTVSPICSRVMSLVSRETSKFVDKYDVTIDVCISSVLSQSKIISPQENAEKLDVCVEDEVVNYLNRKDVRRALHAEIVGVRGWSVCSSILDYQLLDIEIPTISIIGMLVKERIPVLIYSGDQDSVVPLIGSRATVQQLATQMQLNTTVPYRVWFAGQQVGGWTHVYDNILSFATIRGASHEAPFSQPERSLVLFKSFLEGKPLPEVL, encoded by the exons atGAATTTGCAGATTTCAAAACCAATGGCTATGgctatttttctctctcttctttatGCTTGTGTAGGAATTGTGTCTGCATTGTCTCATCCAGACAAGATCATTAAATTGCCTGGACAACCTCAAGTGGGGTTTCAACAATTTTCAGGATATGTTACTGTTGATGATAAGAAGCAAAGATCTCTCTTTTACTACTTTGTTGAAGCTGAAACAGATCCAGCTTCAAAGCCTTTGGTTTTGTGGTTGAATGGAG GACCTGGATGTTCTTCACTTGGGGTTGGtgcattttctgaaaatgggCCATTTAGACCAAGAGGACAAGTTCTTGTTAAGAATGAACACAGCTGGAACAAAG AGGCAAACATGTTGTATTTGGAAAGCCCAATTGGAGTTGGGTTCTCTTATTCGACTGATACTTCTTCCTATGAGACAGTAAATGATGAAGTAACAG CCAGGGATAATGTTGTATTCTTACTACGCTGGTTCCATAAATTTCCACAGTATAGAAAAAGCAATTTGTTTTTAACTGGTGAAAGTTATGCag GACATTATGTACCTCAACTAGCAAAGCTCATGATGGCATTTAACAAGAAGCAGCAGCTGTTCAATCTAAAAGGAGTTGCA CTAGGTAATCCGGTTCTGGAATTCGCTACTGATTTTAACTCGAGGGCAGAGTACTTCTGGTCTCATGGTCTAATATCAGATCCTACATACAGGATGTTTAGTTCTGCTTGTAATTATTCTCGATATGTTAGCGAGTACTACAGGGACACTGTATCGCCAATCTGTTCGAGAGTCATGAGTTTAGTGAGTAGAGAAACCAGTAAGTTTGTGGACAAGTATGATGTTACCATTGATGTTTGTATTTCCTCTGTGCTTTCCCAATCCAAGATTATAAGTCCCCAA GAAAATGCCGAGAAGTTAGATGTATGTGTGGAAGATGAAGTCGTCAATTACTTAAACCGAAAAGATGTGAGGAGGGCCCTTCATGCCGAGATTGTTGGAGTACGCGGATGGTCTGTTTGCAGCAG CATTTTGGACTATCAACTGCTTGACATAGAGATACCAACTATCTCCATAATAGGAATGCTTGTCAAAGAAAGAATTCCAGTCTTAATATATAG TGGGGATCAAGATTCTGTTGTTCCACTGATTGGAAGCCGCGCAACTGTTCAACAACTAGCAACGCAGATGCAGCTGAACACAACTGTCCCCTATAGAGTTTGGTTTGCAGGACAACAG GTTGGTGGATGGACACATGTTTATGATAATATTCTCTCCTTTGCCACGATTAGAGGTGCTTCTCATGAGGCTCCTTTCTCACAGCCAGAGAGATCACTTGTGTTGTTCAAGTCATTTCTTGAAGGCAAGCCACTCCCTGAAGTTCTCTGA
- the LOC129894077 gene encoding coiled-coil domain-containing protein SCD2-like isoform X1, with translation MDRRRTGSPVYARQWSGGSSSTGSSSPAGSPAHPRARLPPTVTGMSTIKRTQNVAAKAAAQRLAQVMASSHRPDEDEDDDDLGFRPPTAAFSTNDNRSNSNSKNSGLSAISLAKPNRSPSPSLGRNFMDHSPSVRSSSTGRPASVSVRTSAAATTTGAILQPSRSSVRTQVTIPPIEPPSNRLREKRFTPELGRIDLKDSGNDRETSVLRDELDMLQEENDIILDKLRRTEEQREESEARVRLLEKQVASLGEGLSLEAKLLSRKQEALRQREAALKAAQQTKDGREDEITILRTEIENLKDDAANAMEQFQEAEAEAKALRTMTQRMILTHEEMEEVVLKRCWLSRYWGLAVQYGICADIAGTKHEHWSSFAPLPFEVVISAGQKAREESWNGGDDSDRSKRARDISDLSGEGNIESMLSVEMALRELASLKVEDAVILALAQHRRSNVVRQSSDPKSSADPKLMDAYELGQEESEDVLFKEAWLTYFWRRAKVHCVEEDIAEERLQVWIGRSGQSPTTHDAVDVERGLIELRKLGIEQQLWEASRKEIDQPNNGKITADSDASP, from the exons ATGGATCGGCGGAGGACGGGAAGTCCGGTGTACGCCCGACAGTGGAGTGGAGGATCAAGCAGCACGGGTTCATCTTCGCCGGCGGGATCGCCGGCTCATCCCCGTGCTCGGTTGCCTCCTACTGTGACTGGGATGTCTACTATAAAGAGGACTCAGAATGTCGCCGCCAAAGCTGCTGCTCAGCGTTTGGCACAAGTTATGGCTTCTTCTCATAGGCCTGATGAAGACGAGGATGATGATGATCTAGGGTTTAGGCCTCCTACAGCTGCTTTCTCCACTAACGACAATCGGAGTAATAGCAATAGCAAGAACAGTGGTTTGTCTGCTATTTCACTAGCCAAGCCCAATAGATCTCCTTCCCCCTCG TTAGGTCGGAACTTTATGGATCACTCTCCTTCTGTTCGTTCATCGTCTACTGGTAGACCCGCCTCGGTGTCTGTTCGTACATCAGCAGCGGCAACAACAACTGGAGCAATACTGCAACCGAGTAGGTCATCAGTGAGAACTCAAGTTACCATACCACCAATAGAACCTCCTAGTAATCGCTTGAGAGAGAAAAG gTTCACACCAGAATTAGGACGAATTGATTTGAAGGATTCTGGAAATGATCGTGAGACTTCTGTGCTTCGTGATGAG CTTGATATGCTTCAAGAAGAAAACGATATTATTTTAGATAAG CTACGTCGTACAGAAGAACAACGTGAAGAATCTGAAGCTAGGGTTCGTTTGTTGGAGAAACAG GTTGCTTCTCTTGGAGAAGGACTATCACTTGAAGCCAAATTATTAAGCAG GAAGCAAGAAGCACTTCGCCAGAGAGAG GCTGCTCTTAAAGCTGCCCAGCAAACTAAGGATGGAAGAGAAGACGAAATTACGATACTTCGTACTGAAATTGAA AACTTGAAGGACGACGCTGCGAATGCAATGGAACAGTTTCAGGAAGCTGAAGCTGAAGCAAAAGCTCTTCGAACAATGACACAGAGAATGATTTTGACCCATGAAGAGATG GAGGAGGTGGTTCTAAAGAGATGTTGGCTTTCTCGATACTGGGGCCTAGCTGTACAATATG GTATCTGTGCAGATATAGCAGGGACGAAGCATGAACATTGGTCATCTTTTGCGCCTCTTCCATTTGAAGTTGTGATTTCTGCTGGCCAGAAGGCCAGGGAGGAATCCTGGAATG GTGGCGATGATTCTGATCGGAGCAAACGTGCTCGTGACATTAGTGACTTGTCTGGAGAGGGAAATATTGAGAGTATGCTGTCAGTTGAAATGGCTCTAAGAGAATTAGCTTCCCTCAAG GTAGAAGATGCTGTTATTCTTGCATTGGCACAGCATCGGCGCTCAAATGTAGTCCGGCAGTCCTCTG ATCCTAAATCGTCTGCTGACCCCAAGTTGATGGATGCATATG AGTTGGGGCAAGAGGAGTCAGAAGATGTTCTTTTCAAGGAG GCTTGGCTTACATACTTTTGGAGGAGAGCCAAAGTGCATTGTGTAGAAGAAGATATTGCAGAAGAGAGGCTTCAGGTCTGGATTGGCCGTAGTGGACAGTCACCAACCACTCATGATGCAGTTGATG TCGAAAGAGGTTTAATAGAATTGAGGAAGCTGGGGATAGAACAGCAGCTGTGGGAAGCTTCTCGTAAAGAAATCGACCAACCTAATAATGGCAAAATCACTGCGGATTCAGATGCATCTCCATGA
- the LOC129894243 gene encoding dual specificity protein phosphatase PHS1 isoform X1 produces the protein MTNENQEDMYSLQREEEKDFDLGSDEPEAPLPLTVTSRVLYMLGDITAGPAYRFAQWLELVRKRSSKYRSSGFPRRADSMPLSAEELSLDQVDPLPSEPTTEVSLWERLGKAAVSDIESSTFSWNMLSSLHHTEHNSSTEQSEDEINKALEVTVNSGGVVFFALFNELENDDASPKESAAVIKISSSRMATQSERLGYEFAKWLGVQTPQARVIHNCSPEWSQIKEAAEKAKDAAISEGDEIVEMTCSELLEALELSRCLLLMNYIHGSPLLESSNAYDSREARERTAAALGRVLMLDLVIRNEDRLPCRHLRWRGNPANLLLAEKVNSVNLDALAAAFDSAIDRYRPRVIRALQKERRANSVDSRISTPNPGLISQSSDLSDITESPKSCNLSVSQTSNETTCPYFHIVAIDSGVPRRPPAGKRASDQENYPKLVELLINSPEYASKLLYEITGGKLGSSPEASEAMNNNQAADLASIGHEFRIGFRAALRDLQGFHIFLLTLHQKLDSVFRVFLGVINRASAGDLEKEDVVIPESPSQSAGFVGHCPSTPNKERAPSDTYLDSNESECQRTAPRPSSSGCRDSLDSMVSSNSRDSQGKCYKSSGEPLRSLRLTSKLRDFHKFAKVDAELNKELEQWTEMLKSDAVKMCQENNFNTGFFEGSDSNYVVDAYELKVRLEHILERISLIFDAANTEKPSAISGSLFIGGALAARSVYTLQHLGITHILCLCANETGQSDSQFPDLFEYKNFSIYDDEDSNISGLFEEAHDFIDHVEEKGGKVLVHCFEGRSRSATVVLAYLMLRKKFTLLKAWNTLRRIHRRAQPNDGFAKILLDLDRKLHGNVSMEWQQRKPIMKVCPICGKNAGLSSSSLKLHLQKAHKKLSSGSVDSAMTMEIQKALDALKISRGGSVSPTQRQTSMIEELES, from the exons ATGACCAATGAGAATCAAGAAGACATGTACTCCCTTCAG agagaagaagagaaagatttcGACCTGGGATCTGACGAGCCTGAGGCCCCGTTGCCCCTCACTGTCACTTCTCGG GTGCTGTATATGTTGGGGGATATCACGGCGGGGCCGGCGTATCGGTTCGCCCAATGGCTTGAGCTGGTCCGTAAGCGTAGCAGCAAGTACCGCTCTTCCGGATTCCCTAGACGAGCTGATAGCATGCCATTAAG TGCAGAAGAATTGAGTCTTGATCAGGTTGATCCTCTACCATCTGAGCCAACAACAGAAGTAAGTTTATGGGAGAGACTTGGAAAAGCTGCGGTTTCGGACATTGAATCAAGCACCTTTTCGTGGAACATGCTGTCTTCTCTTCACCACACGGAGCACAATAGTAGTACTGAACAGTCCGAGGATGAAATTAATAAAGCATTAGAG GTAACTGTAAATTCTGGGGGAGTTGTGTTTTTTGCGCTATTTAACGAACTTGAAAATGATGATGCTTCTCCAAAAGAATCTGCAGCTGTTATAAAGATATCCTCTTCAAGGATGGCAACACAATCAGAACGTCTTGGCTATGAATTTGCAAAGTGGCTAGGTGTCCAAACTCCACAA GCCAGGGTTATTCATAACTGTAGTCCAGAGTGGTCACAGATCAAGGAAGCTGCAGAAAAAGCAAAAGATGCAGCTATTTCAGAAGGTGACGAGATTGTGGAAATGACGTGTTCAGAACTTCTGGAAGCTCTTGAGCTAAGCCGATGCCTTTTGTTAATGAA TTACATCCATGGGTCCCCTCTATTGGAGAGCTCAAATGCATATGATTCACGAGAAGCAAGAGAAAGGACTGCAGCTGCCCTAGGTAGGGTTTTGATGTTGGATCTTGTCATAAGAAATGAAGACCGACTTCCATGTCGCCATCTGAGATGGCGCGGAAACCCTGCAAACTTATTGTTGGCTGAGAAAGTGAATTCTGTGAACTTGGATGCATTAGCGGCAGCGTTTGATTCTGCAATTGATAGATATAGGCCGAGAGTGATTCGGGCActtcaaaaagaaagaagagctAATTCTGTAGATAGCAGAATAAGTACTCCTAACCCAGGATTAATATCACAGAGTTCTGACCTATCAGACATCACAGAATCTCCAAAATCCTGCAATCTGAGTGTAAgtcaaacttcaaatgagacaaCATGTCCGTATTTTCATATTGTAGCAATAGACTCTGGGGTTCCTCGAAGACCACCTGCAGGAAAGCGTGCAAGTGATCAAGAAAATTATCCTAAGCTGGTTGAGCTCCTTATTAACAGTCCTGAGTATGCTTCAAAATTATTATACGAGATTACAGGAGGAAAATTAGGATCTTCTCCAGAGGCTTCTGAAGCAATGAACAACAATCAGGCAGCTGATTTGGCTTCAATAGGGCATGAATTTCGGATTGGATTTCGAGCAGCTCTGCGAGACTTGCAGGGATTTCATATATTCCTTCTCACCCTTCATCAGAAACTAGATAGCGTCTTTCGAGTATTTCTTGGTGTTATCAACAGAGCTTCTGCTGGCGATCTTGAGAAAGAAGACGTGGTAATTCCTGAGTCGCCATCACAATCTGCTGGTTTTGTAGGACATTGTCCTTCAACACCAAACAAAGAACGGGCGCCAAGTGATACCTATTTGGATTCGAATGAATCAGAGTGTCAGAGAACAGCTCCTAGACCTTCATCTTCTGGATGCAGAGACAGTTTGGATTCTATGGTTTCTTCAAATTCACGTGATAGCCAAGGGAAGTGCTATAAGAGCAGTGGTGAACCACTTCGTAGTCTCCGCTTGACATCAAAACTCCGTGACTTTCACAAATTTGCTAAG GTAGATGCAGAATTAAATAAAGAATTGGAGCAATGGACTGAAATGCTTAAAAGTGATGCAGTTAAAATGTGCCAGGAAAACAATTTTAATACAGGTTTCTTTGAAGGAAGTGATAGTAATTATGTGGTAGATGCTTATGAGCTGAAG GTCAGGCTTGAGCACATTCTGGAAAGGATATCATTGATTTTTGATGCAGCAAATACAGAAAAACCATCTGCAATCTCAGGCAGTCTGTTTATTGGTGGGGCACTTGCTGCTAGATCTGTATACACACTGCAACATTTAGGAATCACACATATCTTATGTCTGTGTGCAAATGAAACTGGGCAGTCAGATTCCCAGTTTCCTGATCTGTTTGAATATAAAAACTTTTCT ATATATGACGATGAAGATTCTAATATCAGTGGTCTCTTTGAAGAAGCACATGATTTTATCGACCATGTTGAAGAAAAGGGTGGGAAGGTTCTGGTTCATTGCTTTGAAGGGAGAAGCAGGAGTGCTACAGTAGTTCTCGCTTATTTAATGCTCAGGAA GAAGTTTACTTTGTTGAAGGCATGGAATACATTGAGACGAATTCATCGCCGAGCCCAACCTAATGATGGCTTTGCAAAGATTCTTTTGGACCTAGATCGCAAGTTGCATGGTAATGTTTCTATGGAATGGCAACAGCGGAAACCAATCATGAAGGTTTGCCCCATCTGTGGAAAGAACGCTGGCTTAAGCAGCAGTTCACTGAAGCTTCATTTGCAGAAAGCACACAAGAAACTATCATCTGGGAGTGTAGACAGTGCTATGACCATGGAAATACAAAAGGCCTTAGATGCACTCAAAATTAGTCGAGGTGGAAGTGTCAGCCCTACTCAGAGACAAACTTCCATGATTGAAGAATTAGAATCCTGA